The Cohnella abietis genome has a segment encoding these proteins:
- a CDS encoding MEKHLA domain-containing protein, with translation MQQIEQLKSHSNLLIDSYYRATGQHLVDYDSKLQEAATVLFEADFVVLSHGTELDPVLNYGNRTALKLWEMDWETFTTTPSRLTAEPMERSEREKLLSNAKKQGYSDGYTGIRISSSGNRFEIIEALIWNVTDLEGRYYGQAATFSKWKPV, from the coding sequence ATGCAGCAAATAGAGCAGCTTAAATCTCACTCGAATCTATTGATTGATAGCTATTATAGAGCGACTGGTCAACATTTAGTGGATTATGATTCTAAGCTGCAAGAGGCAGCGACTGTACTGTTCGAGGCGGACTTTGTTGTTTTGTCACACGGAACAGAGCTGGATCCTGTATTGAACTATGGAAATAGAACTGCTTTAAAGCTATGGGAGATGGATTGGGAGACATTCACCACAACACCTTCACGTTTAACAGCAGAGCCAATGGAAAGATCAGAGCGGGAAAAGCTACTAAGCAATGCTAAAAAGCAAGGCTACTCTGATGGATATACGGGTATTCGGATTTCTAGTAGCGGCAATAGATTTGAAATTATAGAGGCATTGATCTGGAATGTTACTGATTTGGAAGGCC
- a CDS encoding alpha-L-rhamnosidase, whose translation MRIDLSSKDVIALLIAQITPYLQGKSVCYAVEKCEGLTSIKRTIDWTIDWTADWIWWSKRVRINDFAYFRKEFAVRDSLVSAQLYVSAHNTAHVYVNGTKVGGYGSPAPTNPWKRKYYLTYEITEHLNDGLNCLTADAHYLGGSGQNFVNGLPGFRLELHLTYADGSKKIVKTDGTWEALKEIPHRIGAPYQQNRRVSAIEDYDARKWDPKWRYIGWKDASNTIKAKKARIGRDEWNMMEQQIPEGAIEEEIRLTKLSALAVEGELSFAQVFDVGRIVSGWPKLSLKGFEGATVRLRYSEDLDENGRVKHNVTNEHSDNYYDEYTMRGDELESWQPDFSYKAFRYVEVTGYPLPIENGNEVNVCLAYTAIPYVGSFNCSDESLNDLYEACIRTQKNNTLGQTVDCPHREQAQYTADTDLQAESLLYNFDAISVVEKTLSDFTDAQLEDGTFPFVTPTNYEHPDFNLQIPEWDLHYATLLWKLYQASGNVKLLDNSYETARRMVDYFIGKLDPVTGLVPLDKGWHISDWPYPSVDHQGEFLTVQQVKLIQAMQIVSQAAELIGKQDDYKLYREHAAWLSDNLVKHLYDGELKRFKDSSESTKTHQGVTAIALYADLVPTADREAAVAYVASKQFECRTVLSLPLLRMLFENGRGDEAYELLSRKEYPGWGYMIAQGARTMWEGWEDMESHSHAWNGYPARLLQEYVVGIKSEAPGFAKAVIRPYLPEGLAYAEAEVWTPLGTVYAGWERVAGGSVRVRARIPAGMSARLELKLASGSVKQELNFGENEVTLN comes from the coding sequence ATGAGAATCGACCTTTCATCAAAGGATGTAATTGCCCTATTAATAGCACAGATCACCCCCTATTTACAAGGAAAAAGCGTATGTTATGCTGTGGAAAAGTGCGAGGGGCTGACGAGTATCAAACGGACAATAGATTGGACAATAGATTGGACAGCAGATTGGATTTGGTGGTCAAAGCGAGTTAGGATCAATGATTTTGCTTATTTTCGTAAGGAATTTGCGGTCAGAGACTCGCTTGTGTCAGCGCAGTTGTATGTCTCGGCGCATAACACAGCTCATGTATACGTTAATGGGACGAAGGTAGGCGGCTACGGCTCTCCTGCACCTACAAACCCTTGGAAAAGGAAATATTATTTGACTTACGAAATTACCGAGCATCTAAATGATGGTCTGAATTGTCTTACGGCAGATGCGCATTACCTTGGAGGTAGTGGTCAAAATTTTGTTAACGGGTTGCCTGGCTTTCGGCTTGAGCTACACCTGACATACGCGGATGGTTCAAAGAAAATTGTGAAAACCGATGGAACTTGGGAAGCTTTGAAGGAAATACCTCATCGGATAGGAGCCCCGTATCAACAAAATCGACGGGTATCCGCGATAGAAGATTATGATGCTAGGAAATGGGATCCTAAGTGGCGCTATATAGGCTGGAAGGATGCAAGCAACACCATTAAAGCAAAGAAAGCGCGGATCGGTCGGGACGAGTGGAACATGATGGAGCAGCAAATACCGGAAGGCGCCATCGAAGAAGAAATTCGACTAACGAAGCTAAGCGCTCTTGCTGTAGAGGGAGAGCTTTCATTCGCTCAGGTGTTCGATGTAGGAAGAATCGTTTCTGGATGGCCTAAATTGTCTCTAAAAGGATTCGAAGGAGCAACGGTTCGTCTTCGCTACTCGGAGGATTTGGATGAGAACGGCCGAGTAAAGCACAATGTAACTAATGAGCATTCAGACAATTATTACGATGAATATACAATGCGGGGTGACGAGCTAGAGAGCTGGCAGCCTGATTTTTCCTATAAAGCTTTCCGCTATGTGGAGGTAACGGGCTATCCTTTGCCAATAGAAAATGGAAATGAAGTAAACGTGTGTTTAGCTTACACTGCTATACCTTATGTAGGTAGCTTTAATTGCTCCGATGAGAGTCTTAACGACTTATATGAAGCGTGCATTCGCACTCAGAAAAATAACACGCTTGGTCAAACAGTCGATTGTCCTCACCGTGAGCAAGCACAATATACCGCGGATACTGATCTCCAAGCAGAATCATTACTCTATAACTTCGATGCTATAAGTGTAGTTGAAAAAACGCTTAGTGATTTCACGGATGCACAGCTGGAGGATGGGACTTTTCCTTTCGTAACGCCTACTAATTATGAGCATCCGGATTTCAATTTACAGATTCCGGAGTGGGATTTGCATTACGCGACTCTCTTATGGAAGCTATATCAAGCATCAGGAAATGTTAAGCTGCTAGATAACTCCTATGAAACTGCACGCCGGATGGTGGATTATTTTATAGGTAAGCTTGATCCAGTGACTGGGCTTGTCCCGCTAGACAAGGGCTGGCACATCAGTGATTGGCCTTATCCATCCGTGGATCATCAAGGAGAGTTTCTTACCGTTCAACAGGTTAAGCTGATTCAGGCGATGCAGATTGTTAGCCAGGCGGCAGAGCTTATAGGCAAACAAGACGATTATAAGTTATATAGGGAACATGCAGCATGGCTAAGCGATAATCTTGTTAAACATCTATATGATGGAGAGCTCAAGAGGTTCAAGGACAGCTCGGAATCCACTAAAACGCATCAAGGCGTTACGGCAATTGCTTTATATGCGGATCTAGTCCCAACGGCGGATCGCGAAGCGGCTGTTGCTTATGTAGCAAGTAAACAGTTTGAGTGCAGGACGGTGCTGTCCTTACCGCTTTTACGGATGCTGTTTGAAAATGGGCGCGGGGACGAGGCATATGAGCTACTTAGTCGGAAGGAATATCCAGGCTGGGGTTATATGATTGCACAAGGCGCAAGAACGATGTGGGAGGGCTGGGAGGATATGGAGAGCCATTCCCATGCGTGGAATGGATATCCTGCTCGGCTACTACAAGAATATGTAGTAGGAATTAAGTCAGAAGCTCCAGGGTTTGCAAAGGCAGTTATTCGTCCTTATTTGCCTGAAGGCTTGGCGTATGCGGAAGCCGAAGTTTGGACTCCACTTGGAACGGTGTATGCGGGTTGGGAGCGAGTAGCGGGAGGGAGTGTCCGTGTTCGGGCACGGATACCTGCTGGTATGAGTGCGAGGCTTGAGCTCAAGCTTGCTAGTGGCAGCGTTAAGCAAGAATTGAATTTCGGGGAGAACGAAGTAACCTTGAATTAA
- a CDS encoding AraC family transcriptional regulator, with product MPSTPHTLEGRMFWNSDFPLYVTREREFFTLPIHIHDFVEIQYVAEGKGYHYIGDERIFVEKGELFIVPIGTQHVYRPASEASKDELIVYNCLFDSSVPMKILSSYPFPEEILSLLTGQTHAYRRYKDTFHEGRISMEALHREYRMRQPAYEASMYALLTRLLVYLYRLELNLASSLPANSLLGSVLEYMEENYSRAITLVEISKLLPTSPSYMQRMFKQATGQSFTEYLQNIRIKKSCDLLSQTSSPIKEIAEQVGYRDLKFFYALFRKKTGQSPSQYRKRSMMGTV from the coding sequence ATGCCATCCACCCCGCACACTTTAGAAGGTCGAATGTTCTGGAATTCCGATTTTCCTTTGTACGTAACTAGGGAACGAGAGTTTTTTACCCTTCCCATCCATATCCACGATTTCGTTGAAATCCAATATGTAGCTGAGGGAAAAGGCTACCATTACATTGGAGATGAGAGAATTTTTGTGGAAAAGGGAGAGCTCTTTATCGTCCCCATTGGAACACAGCACGTGTATCGTCCCGCTTCTGAAGCCTCTAAGGACGAGCTCATCGTTTACAATTGCTTATTCGACAGCTCTGTACCGATGAAAATTTTGTCTTCGTATCCTTTTCCCGAAGAGATATTGTCTTTATTAACGGGTCAGACGCATGCCTATCGACGCTACAAAGATACCTTCCATGAAGGCCGAATAAGTATGGAAGCCCTCCACAGAGAGTATCGTATGCGGCAGCCTGCTTATGAAGCTAGTATGTATGCTCTTCTGACGAGACTGCTCGTCTATCTCTATCGGCTGGAATTGAATCTCGCCTCCTCGCTTCCAGCCAATTCACTGCTCGGATCCGTTCTCGAATATATGGAGGAGAATTATTCCCGTGCCATAACGCTTGTAGAAATTTCCAAGCTGCTTCCCACCAGTCCGAGCTATATGCAAAGGATGTTTAAGCAGGCGACGGGGCAATCCTTCACGGAGTATTTGCAGAACATTCGAATCAAAAAAAGCTGCGATTTGCTCAGCCAAACCTCATCTCCAATTAAAGAAATCGCCGAACAGGTTGGCTATCGAGACCTTAAGTTTTTCTACGCACTTTTTCGTAAAAAAACAGGCCAATCGCCAAGCCAATATCGCAAACGTTCAATGATGGGGACTGTTTGA
- a CDS encoding glycoside hydrolase family 38 N-terminal domain-containing protein has protein sequence MKKLYLLSNAHLDPVWQWEWEEGAAAAVSTFRAAADFCEEFDGYIFNHNEVILYKWIEEYEPTLFKRIQRLVSEGKWHIMGGWYLQPDCNMPSGESFVRQILLGKSYFLEKFGVEPTTAINFDSFGHTQGLVQIMQQAGYDSYIFMRPDGFDKAPAREFVWEGFNGSEIMAHRVMGGYNSALGEAHIKINNALNDMPDNTISMVLWGVGNHGGGPSRLDLNKIKEMMDNANGYELIHSRPETYFKALKEAVELPRYNGDLNPRFVGCYTSMIRIKQKHRQLENELYMTEKMLSAAALQGMLSYPASDLHEATCDLMMAQFHDILPGSSIQPAEEASLRLIDHGLEIAARLKARAFFALAAGQPKAELKEYPVLVYNPHPFPVKGIFECEFMLEDQNWKDEFSMPVVYRDGQQIASQPEKELSNLNLDWRKRVVFEAELAPSSMNRFDCRIEMLERKPEPELKLQDGKYHFVSDELTVTVNTRTGLIDEYLVGGGSYLRPDAFCPIVVEDNEDPWRMDTNTFAHVIGKFSLMDTGAGTDFSGVKERLLPSVRVIEDGEVRTVIESVLVYGNSSICLTYKLPKKGTEIEVQVRVYWNEKDKMLKLSIPTELRDGIYFGQTAFGAQQLAADGEETVAQKWVAIQSNERNQAITCINNGTYGSDYRDGELRLSLLRSPGYCAHPINDRAIVMQDRFSPRIDQGERQYTFWFNAGALEERRTVVDREADAHNERPYALSFFPSGDGEKPASYLQLEEGTIQLSAFKKEERGEGYIIRLFEPTGHKQTTFVTIPSLGIRQEVQLNGFEIKTLRLDEKAGVLVETRLCEN, from the coding sequence TTGAAGAAGCTATATCTGTTAAGTAACGCGCATTTAGATCCGGTATGGCAGTGGGAGTGGGAAGAGGGAGCAGCAGCGGCGGTATCAACATTTCGCGCGGCAGCGGATTTCTGCGAGGAGTTTGACGGTTATATTTTCAATCATAACGAAGTGATTCTTTATAAATGGATAGAAGAGTACGAGCCCACCCTATTCAAGCGTATACAGCGTCTAGTGAGCGAGGGCAAGTGGCACATTATGGGCGGTTGGTACCTGCAGCCAGATTGTAATATGCCGTCAGGTGAATCGTTCGTTAGACAGATTCTATTAGGCAAGTCGTATTTCCTTGAAAAATTCGGGGTAGAGCCTACTACTGCGATTAATTTTGACTCGTTCGGGCATACCCAAGGACTTGTGCAAATTATGCAGCAGGCGGGTTATGATTCTTATATTTTTATGCGTCCAGATGGATTCGATAAGGCACCGGCTAGGGAATTTGTTTGGGAAGGCTTCAATGGTAGCGAAATTATGGCTCATCGAGTGATGGGGGGATATAATTCGGCTCTTGGTGAGGCTCATATTAAAATAAATAATGCTTTAAACGATATGCCTGACAATACCATCTCTATGGTGTTATGGGGAGTAGGTAATCATGGGGGGGGGCCGTCTCGTCTTGATCTGAACAAAATCAAGGAGATGATGGACAACGCGAACGGGTATGAGCTTATCCATTCTAGGCCTGAGACATATTTCAAAGCTTTGAAGGAAGCAGTGGAGCTTCCTCGTTATAATGGGGATTTGAATCCACGTTTTGTTGGCTGCTACACCTCTATGATTCGAATTAAACAAAAGCACCGACAGTTGGAAAATGAGCTATATATGACGGAGAAAATGCTATCAGCCGCTGCGCTGCAAGGAATGCTATCGTATCCTGCATCAGATCTTCATGAAGCGACGTGTGATCTGATGATGGCTCAATTTCACGACATATTACCGGGTTCCTCTATTCAGCCCGCTGAAGAAGCGTCTTTGCGTTTGATCGATCATGGTCTCGAAATCGCTGCTCGTCTAAAAGCCAGAGCCTTCTTCGCCTTAGCTGCAGGACAGCCTAAAGCAGAGCTTAAAGAGTACCCTGTGCTCGTTTATAATCCTCATCCATTTCCTGTTAAGGGTATCTTTGAGTGTGAGTTCATGCTGGAGGATCAGAATTGGAAGGACGAATTCTCGATGCCCGTTGTCTATAGGGATGGTCAGCAAATCGCGTCTCAGCCTGAAAAGGAGCTTAGCAATCTAAATCTAGATTGGCGTAAGAGAGTTGTTTTTGAGGCGGAGCTGGCTCCATCTTCAATGAATCGCTTTGATTGCCGAATTGAGATGCTTGAGCGAAAGCCAGAGCCTGAATTAAAGCTTCAAGACGGGAAATATCATTTTGTAAGCGATGAGCTGACGGTTACTGTGAATACCCGTACAGGTCTGATTGATGAATATCTTGTTGGTGGTGGTTCATACTTGCGACCAGATGCCTTCTGTCCAATTGTCGTAGAGGACAATGAGGATCCTTGGCGGATGGATACGAATACATTTGCTCATGTAATCGGCAAATTCTCGCTGATGGATACTGGAGCAGGTACTGACTTCTCAGGTGTGAAGGAAAGATTGCTGCCGTCTGTCCGGGTTATTGAGGATGGAGAAGTAAGAACTGTAATTGAGTCTGTACTAGTATACGGTAACTCCTCGATTTGTTTAACCTACAAGCTTCCGAAGAAGGGAACGGAGATTGAGGTTCAGGTTCGAGTGTATTGGAATGAAAAGGACAAGATGCTGAAGCTATCGATTCCAACAGAGCTAAGAGACGGTATTTACTTTGGACAAACTGCGTTTGGAGCTCAGCAATTGGCAGCTGACGGGGAGGAAACGGTAGCTCAGAAATGGGTAGCCATCCAATCCAATGAGAGAAATCAGGCGATTACGTGTATCAATAATGGAACCTATGGATCAGACTATCGAGATGGGGAGCTTCGTCTTTCTTTGCTACGGAGCCCTGGTTACTGCGCTCATCCAATAAATGACCGTGCGATTGTTATGCAGGACAGATTTTCTCCTAGAATTGATCAAGGGGAGCGCCAATATACATTCTGGTTTAATGCGGGAGCGCTTGAAGAGAGACGTACAGTCGTTGATCGTGAAGCAGATGCTCATAACGAGAGACCGTACGCGCTTAGCTTCTTTCCTTCTGGTGACGGCGAAAAGCCAGCTTCCTATCTTCAGCTTGAGGAAGGAACGATACAGCTTAGTGCATTCAAGAAAGAAGAGCGCGGGGAAGGCTACATTATTCGTTTGTTCGAGCCAACGGGCCATAAGCAGACGACCTTCGTAACGATTCCTTCACTAGGTATTCGGCAGGAGGTTCAGCTCAACGGGTTCGAGATTAAGACTTTGCGATTGGATGAGAAAGCTGGAGTGTTAGTTGAAACTCGTTTGTGTGAGAACTAG
- a CDS encoding helix-turn-helix transcriptional regulator produces MEINRLKAELPAVFNQLCHEIQINDTVIDWIDIVFEQVGNASKCPPHSHTWFEFNYVLTGQMQTRFDNQLVTINEGDFFLIPPGLIHSHTYKNYNPHEGICIRWRIRHSEQSHNNDALFINLDKLHQWRPGGYPDHYGIKAIVLHFFQEALAGNSPLSLQLILVRLLEALIQINNREENTSPEYSGPRDMLIKKIEVYLEDYMGEQFNVTELAASLHMSYGHLCRIYKQRTGITLVDRMNRIRLEKARKLLQPPSALLIKEIAEQAGFPDIYYFSKAFKKHYGLSPVAYRKEHTDGN; encoded by the coding sequence GTGGAAATTAATCGCTTAAAAGCTGAACTGCCCGCTGTTTTCAATCAGCTTTGTCATGAAATACAAATCAATGATACTGTCATAGATTGGATCGATATCGTTTTTGAACAAGTAGGCAATGCCAGCAAATGTCCACCACATTCCCATACCTGGTTCGAATTTAACTATGTACTTACTGGACAAATGCAAACACGCTTTGACAATCAGCTTGTCACAATCAACGAGGGTGACTTTTTTCTTATCCCGCCAGGCTTGATCCACTCACATACCTATAAAAATTATAATCCGCATGAAGGGATTTGCATCAGATGGCGAATTCGGCACTCTGAACAATCACACAATAACGATGCCTTATTTATCAATCTCGATAAGCTTCATCAATGGAGGCCCGGCGGATACCCTGATCACTATGGAATCAAAGCCATTGTTCTACATTTCTTTCAAGAAGCCTTAGCTGGAAACTCTCCGCTATCCCTTCAGTTAATACTCGTACGTCTATTAGAAGCTCTAATCCAAATTAACAATAGAGAAGAAAATACGTCCCCAGAATATTCTGGACCACGAGATATGCTCATCAAAAAAATCGAGGTCTATCTTGAGGACTACATGGGTGAACAATTCAATGTCACAGAGCTTGCCGCCTCACTGCATATGAGCTATGGACATTTGTGCCGAATCTACAAGCAACGTACGGGTATAACCCTTGTCGATAGAATGAATCGTATTCGGCTGGAGAAAGCGAGAAAGCTCCTTCAGCCCCCATCGGCGTTGCTTATCAAGGAAATCGCTGAACAAGCTGGATTTCCAGACATCTATTATTTCAGCAAAGCCTTTAAGAAGCATTACGGGCTTAGTCCAGTCGCCTACAGAAAAGAGCATACAGATGGAAATTAG
- a CDS encoding YqaA family protein — translation MIDNILDFLLDFGPWGLFIHSFADAIIFPIPAFFLQVPLSLMNPSSAIQLATVGYIACLLGTPFGYLIGKLLGKAVLYKMLKKQWIDSATTMFQKNGEAAILIGSFTPIPFKVFTILSGCLNFPLWRLLIYAAIGRAVKFYVIGILFYSFGRSAESMVKDVTLYIFLIGVPILLLGLFIKRKISKKKKSKDAVEANASISSQEDHAG, via the coding sequence ATGATCGATAACATCTTGGATTTTTTGCTTGATTTCGGTCCCTGGGGACTGTTTATTCATTCCTTTGCGGACGCTATTATTTTTCCGATTCCCGCTTTTTTCCTTCAGGTTCCGCTTAGCTTGATGAATCCTTCATCGGCTATTCAGTTGGCTACAGTGGGTTATATTGCCTGCTTGCTTGGAACTCCTTTCGGGTATTTGATCGGTAAATTACTTGGTAAAGCAGTTCTTTACAAAATGCTCAAAAAGCAGTGGATCGATTCTGCGACGACAATGTTTCAGAAAAATGGAGAGGCCGCTATTCTGATAGGGTCGTTTACTCCGATTCCCTTCAAGGTGTTTACTATTTTGTCGGGATGTTTAAACTTTCCTTTATGGCGTTTACTTATTTATGCGGCTATCGGTCGTGCAGTTAAATTTTACGTCATCGGTATTTTATTTTATTCCTTCGGACGTTCAGCTGAATCAATGGTCAAGGACGTTACGCTCTACATTTTCTTAATTGGAGTACCTATCTTGCTATTAGGACTGTTTATTAAGCGTAAAATAAGCAAGAAGAAGAAATCTAAGGATGCTGTTGAAGCTAACGCTAGCATTTCTTCACAGGAAGATCATGCAGGATAA
- a CDS encoding sugar phosphate isomerase family: MNFMQTVKGSLLEGFYPAGWDMEAIDKCCSNPPETISDRQAFWHEEFQPISCNEVQELDVKMGHEIATQIRQSKSAGRKVAFILPVGPMGMYKWAVYFLKEWNIDCSHVFGFNMDEWSDGEGQTLPSDNPGSFQYAMEQAFYGPLGELTVPVNQRHFATLETLPTYADKIAALKAEGAELITVFGIGRMMHIAFWEPHFGAEFENDVEWSKQTHRIGAQLHPLTIEQNAITSFKSRTTLVPCRANTIGPGLFLQSDRIIGGCDGALGRGMQWQGLSLWTTLRHGPDRWLPSTYMPTLPGKLFFLNELAGPLQADVN; encoded by the coding sequence ATGAATTTTATGCAAACGGTTAAAGGATCTTTGTTAGAGGGCTTCTATCCGGCAGGCTGGGACATGGAAGCGATTGATAAGTGCTGCTCCAATCCGCCTGAGACAATTAGCGATCGTCAAGCTTTCTGGCATGAGGAGTTTCAGCCGATTTCGTGTAACGAGGTGCAGGAGCTTGATGTGAAAATGGGGCATGAGATTGCTACACAAATCCGTCAAAGTAAATCTGCAGGACGTAAGGTTGCCTTTATTTTGCCGGTAGGTCCGATGGGGATGTACAAATGGGCGGTTTATTTTCTTAAAGAATGGAACATTGATTGCTCTCACGTGTTCGGATTCAATATGGACGAATGGAGTGATGGAGAGGGTCAAACTTTGCCATCCGACAACCCAGGCTCCTTCCAATACGCTATGGAGCAAGCATTCTATGGACCTCTTGGCGAGCTAACTGTACCTGTAAATCAGCGCCACTTTGCGACTTTAGAAACCCTACCAACCTATGCAGATAAAATTGCAGCTTTGAAGGCAGAGGGTGCAGAGCTGATTACAGTGTTCGGTATCGGTCGAATGATGCATATTGCATTCTGGGAGCCGCATTTCGGAGCGGAATTCGAGAATGATGTGGAATGGAGCAAGCAAACACATCGAATTGGTGCACAGCTTCACCCGCTTACGATTGAACAGAATGCGATTACGAGCTTTAAGAGCCGTACGACATTGGTACCTTGCCGCGCGAATACGATAGGACCGGGGCTTTTCCTGCAATCGGATCGTATAATTGGTGGCTGCGACGGAGCTCTGGGACGCGGCATGCAATGGCAGGGACTATCACTTTGGACGACTCTTCGCCATGGACCTGACAGGTGGCTGCCTTCTACTTATATGCCTACCTTGCCTGGTAAGCTATTTTTCTTGAACGAACTAGCAGGTCCATTGCAGGCTGACGTTAACTAA
- a CDS encoding PIG-L deacetylase family protein, with amino-acid sequence MNVLAVGCHPDDLEIGCGGTLAKLASQGHNVTMVHVANGDKGHKLIKPDELIQIRRLEAKAAGQLIGAEVISLEVPDLSVKSDQDELISKLVKVIRKVKPDYIITHPPEDYMKDHMEVSRAVFDASFAATVPNYNNEADEEAHDKVAPIYYMDTLAGVGFLPTEYVDISDFIETKIQMNDCHQSQIKWLYEHDGIDFLDFVRTVSKFRGLQCGKAYAEGFIQCQAWPRLTTVRLLP; translated from the coding sequence GTGAACGTATTGGCAGTAGGCTGTCATCCGGATGATTTGGAAATTGGCTGTGGTGGGACGCTGGCAAAGCTGGCATCACAGGGGCATAATGTAACGATGGTACATGTAGCTAACGGGGATAAAGGCCATAAGCTAATTAAACCAGATGAGCTAATACAAATAAGAAGACTAGAGGCTAAGGCTGCAGGTCAATTAATAGGTGCTGAGGTTATCAGCTTGGAAGTGCCTGATTTGTCTGTAAAATCTGATCAGGATGAGCTGATTAGCAAGCTCGTAAAGGTCATACGCAAAGTAAAACCGGATTATATCATTACACATCCTCCGGAAGACTATATGAAGGATCATATGGAAGTGTCCCGAGCCGTATTCGATGCTAGCTTCGCGGCCACTGTACCTAATTACAACAATGAAGCTGATGAGGAAGCCCATGATAAGGTGGCTCCTATCTATTATATGGATACATTAGCCGGAGTCGGGTTTTTGCCAACAGAATATGTAGATATTAGTGATTTTATCGAGACAAAAATACAAATGAACGATTGTCACCAGAGCCAAATTAAATGGCTTTATGAGCATGACGGTATCGATTTCCTCGATTTTGTTAGAACGGTTTCGAAATTCCGTGGATTGCAGTGCGGTAAGGCGTACGCGGAGGGCTTTATACAATGCCAAGCTTGGCCACGCTTAACGACTGTAAGGCTGTTGCCCTAG
- a CDS encoding AraC family transcriptional regulator: protein MTDTDMQFARTKLQEPLAVKQLISFHYFEFSKDFAFEGEKHDFWEFVYVDKGELEVFADTEGYRLKQGDMIFHKPNEFHGVWANKKIAPNVIILSFVCNSKEISYFENKIFTLDVQQREILAQIMKNGFAAFSPPYDDPRNHMLFRRPDAPIGSEQLIKIYLEMLLIRLRDAGDELARREQRLSGSTKQRSEEDLVNRMCDYMEQHVYEDIRLEQIYKQFNLSKSHALSIFKDSKEVSIMKYYRNLKIQHAKSIIRAQQHTFTEIAELLHYSSVHSFSRHFKSFTDMSPSEYLRTVIAKI from the coding sequence ATGACGGATACAGACATGCAATTCGCAAGAACGAAGCTACAAGAGCCGCTGGCAGTTAAACAGCTTATTTCGTTTCATTACTTCGAGTTCTCCAAGGATTTCGCATTCGAAGGGGAGAAGCATGATTTCTGGGAGTTCGTGTATGTGGACAAGGGTGAGCTTGAGGTATTTGCGGATACGGAAGGCTACCGTCTGAAGCAAGGGGATATGATCTTTCACAAGCCGAACGAATTTCACGGTGTGTGGGCAAACAAGAAAATCGCTCCGAACGTTATTATTCTTTCATTCGTTTGTAACTCTAAGGAAATCTCCTATTTTGAAAATAAAATTTTCACTCTGGATGTCCAGCAGCGTGAAATATTGGCCCAAATCATGAAAAACGGATTCGCTGCCTTCTCCCCACCTTATGATGATCCGAGAAACCATATGCTTTTCAGACGTCCGGATGCTCCTATCGGCTCCGAGCAGCTGATCAAAATTTACTTGGAGATGCTACTCATTCGTTTAAGAGATGCTGGGGATGAGCTTGCGAGAAGGGAACAGCGCTTGTCTGGTTCGACCAAGCAGCGAAGCGAAGAGGATTTAGTCAATCGAATGTGCGACTACATGGAACAGCATGTATATGAAGATATACGCCTCGAGCAAATCTATAAACAATTTAATTTAAGCAAAAGCCATGCTCTCTCGATTTTCAAGGATAGCAAGGAAGTCAGCATCATGAAGTATTATCGCAATCTGAAAATCCAGCACGCCAAGAGCATCATCCGCGCACAGCAGCATACTTTCACCGAAATCGCGGAGCTCCTTCATTATAGCAGCGTCCATAGCTTCTCCAGACACTTCAAATCGTTCACGGACATGTCTCCTTCTGAATACTTGCGGACGGTTATTGCGAAGATTTGA